A region from the Melioribacter roseus P3M-2 genome encodes:
- a CDS encoding outer membrane protein assembly factor BamB family protein: protein MKKVLLIIATVFVFHSCSVNLLVDFRPVAEAGYAMFGGVPERNFYSDIEIRDSLELVRQFDLKGSHSNTSVTAGNGLIFTGDLSGRIYAFDVETGKSYGYKKYDGEISIAPALIGRRIYFVVNKRNEPNSTLVTFDFFDGKEINKYDLNGSVKSELLILNNRIVAVDNEGAVYNFNTAGYVEWSFDTKQKQNSHPSSDGKIIAWGTNEGKLIIFSAEQKKIVDSFSADTSVTSGTAIDNNIIYFGDAAGNLYAYNYPQKKLLWKINTGAKIVNFPVQNDSLVISGNLKGMIYAVCKNSGKLKWSLQIDGLINATPLMTKNILLQPDLNKKMYLIDVANGAIRKTVIYEGRAKLSPVYYRDYIIAGSDRGIIYLYNYKRGG from the coding sequence TTGAAAAAAGTTTTATTGATCATAGCGACTGTTTTTGTTTTCCATTCGTGCTCGGTAAATCTATTGGTCGATTTTCGTCCCGTTGCCGAAGCGGGATACGCGATGTTCGGGGGAGTTCCCGAAAGAAATTTTTACTCTGATATCGAGATCCGCGATTCTCTCGAACTGGTTCGTCAATTCGATTTAAAAGGGAGCCATTCAAACACTTCGGTAACGGCGGGCAACGGATTAATTTTTACGGGCGATCTCTCGGGACGGATATATGCATTCGACGTTGAAACTGGAAAGTCCTATGGCTACAAAAAATACGACGGCGAAATTTCAATCGCTCCGGCGCTTATCGGCAGGAGAATTTATTTTGTGGTGAATAAAAGAAACGAACCGAATTCAACTCTCGTTACTTTCGATTTCTTCGACGGGAAGGAAATTAATAAGTACGATTTGAACGGCTCGGTAAAGAGCGAATTGTTGATCTTAAACAATAGAATTGTCGCCGTCGACAATGAAGGCGCCGTTTATAATTTTAATACCGCCGGTTACGTTGAATGGTCTTTCGATACAAAACAGAAACAAAATTCGCATCCTTCATCCGACGGCAAAATTATTGCATGGGGAACAAACGAAGGTAAACTAATTATTTTTTCCGCCGAGCAAAAAAAAATTGTCGATTCTTTTAGCGCCGATACCTCCGTTACATCAGGAACCGCAATAGATAATAATATTATCTATTTCGGCGACGCAGCAGGTAATTTATATGCATATAATTATCCTCAAAAAAAACTTCTCTGGAAAATTAATACGGGCGCTAAGATTGTTAACTTTCCCGTGCAAAACGATTCATTAGTAATATCGGGCAATTTGAAAGGAATGATTTATGCCGTATGCAAAAATAGCGGCAAATTAAAATGGTCTCTTCAAATCGACGGTCTTATTAATGCAACTCCTTTGATGACCAAAAATATTTTACTCCAGCCCGACCTGAACAAGAAAATGTACCTGATTGACGTAGCAAACGGAGCGATTCGTAAAACAGTAATTTACGAAGGACGGGCTAAACTTAGTCCGGTTTATTATCGGGATTATATTATTGCCGGCTCCGACAGGGGAATTATTTATCTATATAATTATAAACGCGGCGGTTGA